CAGCTACTTTTAAAAGACTCCGATCTTCCTCACAGCCACTGCAAGGGCCAGAGTTCCCAAACAGCTCAGCTCCAGAGAGACCCTTTGACAAGGGAGATGGGCTCTTAAGACAGCCCACTGCAGTCTTGTGCAGCCACGAAGAGCTGGGTGAGAACAGACCCTGCTTCCCCACCCAGTTTCGTGAAGTGGCTTGTGGAATAGCAAAGAACAGCCGTCTTACCAGTGGATTTTTAAAGTACATCAGGTTCCTTTCTTGAGAATCCAGGCAGAACCAGCGCACCTTAAAGGCCTCCTTCTGCTGCAAAGAAATGGTAGAAGTTCTTTAAAGACAAGTCCCAAAGGGGAATTTGGCCTATTCGAGGCAGATCCTGAACTGCTTTAAATGACTCAGAACTTGAGATCAGTTTCATTCATCCCCATAACCGGTAACGGGTGAGTCTCTGCTGTGTGCAGCCCTCAGCTCCCTTCTCCCTGGGCTCAAACTGGAGACTTGCATTCAATGACAACCCTTTGGGTAAAGGGAAGTTTGGTCCTACCAGTGATGAAATTGCCAGGATTAAGAAAGTTGCAGCAAGTGGATTGATTGAAAGCACTGCAGAGAATGATCCCTGGGCCAGTGGTGATGATGAGAACGTGCAACCAATTTCAGCATTTTGGTTTGGGGGTGTTTCCCTAGCATTGTGGGATGCACAATGGTAGGGAGAAATGGTACTTTTTCTAAGTGCTAATTACATCAACTACACTTATCCGACCATTCCCTGAGCTATTCCTCGCTCCATGCTGAAGCTCTTCTGGGGTTCACTACAGTTTAAGCAGAATTTAGGCCTCAGGAGAAAAACACACAATCTTTCATACTTGCAGCTGTGAGTATTCTCTGTGCAAGTATCTGCAGGGAGATGTATTGTGACACTAGCACTGAGCTGGGCCAAAAACCCAGTATATTCAATATCAGCATTTCACCACTGAACTTTTTAATGGGACTACAGCTCATGGTTCCCTCAGAGAAGAGCAAAGCAAGAAGTGGCAATGTTCAAACAAGACCTCAGATCTTTATCTCCTCCTTCAGAGGAGCTGAAATCTCCCTCTCCTGTTTCAAGCAGTAGTGGTCCAAATACTTTCCCATAAAAACCAAACGAAACCACAGGCTTCACTGTGGAGAATTTGCTCAATCATACTTTGCTGCTATCAGCAGATGTGACTTATGTGCTACTGACTCTAAGAGAAACAGGGAAGTAGGGAGTCAGCATGTGATGTTCTGTTCTGGCAGGAGCTGCAGTTCTAGAGCCCCAATTAGCAGAAACAACAGCCCATTCAGTGTTGCGTAACAGGACTTTGCATGGCCACTGCCAGTTAATCCATCTTGCTTTCTATTCAAGGAGGATTCTTCTTCCCACTCTTATTTTCTACACAAAAACCCCCATGGTCCCAAAGAACATGACAGGCTTGAATCTAATGTCTTTTATCAAGCCAGGAAGCGTAGTCACTCAACAAATTGTTTGCTAGTAAACGTAGTAGAAATATCAAATACTCTCCATCTGGAATAATCCCTTTTGTGTACACACAAGTATGCACTTACTTTTGGTCCTGTTTTCTCCATATATCCTTCTTTGACATAATTTCTTGTGATCCTGGGTATGAGCTAGGAGAAcacaaacagattttaaaagtctgtttCATTCAAGCttgcttttctgttctgtttctgtcAAACCTAATCGCCACCAATTTTGGCTTTTGGGGcctgggatttttttggttgCCGAGTAAAGGGAAGTCTGAAATAAGAAGGAACATAAGGTTTTAAAGATTATACTTTGTAAGTACCATACAGAGACTTTTAGGCCTTCAGCGTTGACTACATTTTTGCATGTTATGCAGGGTGGCCTTTCCTTCTACCTCTTCTGCCCATTCCCAAGACCCACATGCTGCTGTTCGAGCACCTGCCTCTGGCCGAAGTGGGAAAATGTTTTCCCGTGCTATGTTTGCATAGACCACTTCAAACCCTGTTCAGTTCTCACCTCAGGCTCAGGGACAGTTGGGAAAGTTGTTCTGAGATAGTGGTAACGTGCTGCCCGAATGGCATTGAACCAGTCAACAATCTCCTAAGGAAAATAGCAAATGGAAACATAAAGACAAGAATAACAAGGAGCAAGAGTGCTGCCTCTCCAAAatgctcttctccttccttgtgaCCTCTTTGCAAAGCTATACTTTCTCCCCAACGGGCAGAGAGTCAGTGACTCGTCTCAGACACCTGAAAAAAATTCAGcctccaaaataattttaaaatgcccCTTCAGGGAGGTCCCCAACATTCTCAGCATGGGTAGTCACCCAAGTCTGTGTACACAGGCTTTTTCAGTTGATTCAGTTACGGTTTTGTTTAAAAACCATTGTACCTGGATAGACGTGAGAACTatggcaaaggaaaaaacaaaacctaacaaaacccATAGACATACTTAAAATTATCATTGTTTGCTTGGAAATAATGCAGAACAACAATATTTTCAATGTCTGTCAAGAAGGCTTCAAATAACATAACCATAGAATTGTATAAAACTGTTAGGCAGTAGTTACCTTGCAGAAATCTATATACATGCCACACTGAGGCCTTAAGACTGCTCAGGGTGTGAAGTTGCAGGTATGCCCCAACAGAACCGAAACAAGATGTCATAGTTGTTAGTGTCAAATTCTGCAACTTTATATATTCTACAGGTCATAGTGACTTCAAATAAAACCAGATCCTGCAGAAAGAGGGTATCTCTTCCAAACTATAGATCCAACACCCAAGCATCTTGCTTATTCCAAAATCTCTGTGGTATTCACCTTTCCACTTTCGTGATAGACAAAAAGGTTCCTTGTTTGACCATCTGTGTTGTATGTGATCTGCAGCCCATGAGCATGTTGGATTTTCGCTGTCTGGAACATTACATTCAGGTTCTTAATGCTGATAATGGCTTTTGGACCTCTAGACTGTGAAAAGAAAAGCATCGCTGTATTAAAGTGCTCTCAGGGAAGATAGTGGAGGACAGATTAGCTGTACGAAAACTAGATCCCTACTGAATAGAAAGCAGGCATCCTAAAATATCTGAATATTGGATATACCTGAAATATAAAGCCTTAATTACATGCTACATAAAATCACTTAGAAAGAGGAACTCCCTTTCCTTAAGAAATGCTGTGGTGCTATTTGAGAGGGATGTGTCTGAATTGTAAGGGATGGGGTCTATCTCCAGCCTCATAGTTGAAGAAAAATGAGCTACGCTCTCCCACAGAAGGGAGACATGTTGAGGGTGATGCTGCAGCAGCTGATGAGAGAATATTTTGTTAATAGAAGAGGTAGCAGCTGCTAACAGATCTCCTCTTCATCTTGCTGTTCAACTGCCAGTATCCATTTCCTTTCTTCACTAAGCAAAAGGAGGCTGCATGGTTAAGATAAGGGATGAGGAAAAGGGCTAAATCCAGAAGAACAGTTGCCTAAGATAGCACATATGTTAATGGGGAAACATCTGGGCTGCTCCAAACACAGGCTGGCCTGGCCACAAAACTAGAGACAAAGCTATTTATGGTATTTTTTGCTGGTGAAGAGCAGTGTCTGAGGGTGGAGGTTGACCAGCTACCTATGGCCAACTCTGGCTGAGGAACTCACTTCTTTGGTGTAGTACTTCATCACCCCTTCCCCTGCTGACAGGAGAAATCGCCTCTTCTGGAACTGTCTGCTTTCCCGCCCCCGCTTCCAGAGGAATCCTTCACGGGTCCCTGCAGGTCGGACCACGGCAAGTGTCAGAGATGGGCAGCACAACAGCAGCACTGTTTATCTAAAGAGTGGTGTGGCACAGAGTTTCAAGTCTCTTCTCCATCTGAGAATTTTCacctcaagtgaaaaaaaaatcagtggagaACTAGAGAACTGTAAGATTTGAATACACCCTTGCACTTGTCTAAGTGCCTTTTCTTAGGAGCTTCTTCTCAAAGTTAGACTCAAAGCAAAACCTGCACATCCAGTAGTTCAAATATGACAAGCCAACCTTAAAGGTCTTCGATGCTACAAACAGAACACTCTGCTGTTGGCCTTAAGGCCTTTTCCCTGACAATCCTGACCTTTACCTGCAGAACAAGGATCTTGGCAGACTCGAGTGGCAACAAATTCCTCACGCTCATATTTAGCTCTAATCCATTGCTCTCTTAAAACCCTGAAAGAGAAAAACATGGATGAAGCTGATCTGCCTCTATTTTCACCAGCCACCCAAAGACACCTGTAGAGGGAAGCAGTGCTTCAACAGCTCTAAAGGTCTACAGCAGTAAACACACCATCGACTTACAAGCAATCACAGGACTGAGGGATGTAATAGTAGGAAGGGACTGTTGCCTCATATTTAGCTTTGGCACAGAGATTCCCATGTTTCTTcataaactgaaatacagaagaatTTACAATTAGGTGTGCAACTACAAAATCAGTACCATGTCAAGAACATAAAATGAAACACATCAAAGGGTGCATTGCAGTTTTTGCTCAGTCTTGCCATAACTCAGTGCATCTCTAAACATAAATTCCATTTAGCACCATCAGCCATTTAGGTGGCTGAGCCTTTTTCAGTAGTTACAGTACTGAACCAGATGGGAAGGAACACCAGCTTGTGgagaaaagatatttacaatttCCCTATACCTTCATCTCCTCCTAGACATTAATGGTGATTATATTATTAACACAGTTCCTTTGAAAGGTGAGAGGCTGATACAATATTTAAGAAGGGTATTTTGATTAATGAATAGAATGTACTATCTGGAAATATCTGTGGGCTTCTAAACCACAATGAGGAGTTTCCGTGTgctatgaaaaaaaccccaaacactgcaGGCTGTTAGAAACCTGGTCACCTGCCAGTGTAATTTGATTAAGTAgatcattataaaaaaaaaaaacgaaacaaaaaccaaacaaaagcctgAAGTTACCCGTGGAGTTAGGTtggctctgtgtggctttgttccTTTGTCCGTGGTGGATGATGTAAGAATTATGAGCCAGAGAAGGTTATGATAAAACGTGGAGAAAAGTAAATGAATTGCTGCTTTTTGCTCTGTACCTCTATAAGATCGTCCTCCCAGAAGTCGAGCCGAAGGGATTTAACTCTGCTGATCTGAGGCAGATTGCGATGGATTCCAGAGCAATGCAAACAAATGAATATTCCGAGTTTGTATGAAGCCCACTCTGGATCTAGACCCAAACACAAAGCATGAACTGGTAGATAGGAAAAGGCACTGCCACTGGAAAAGGCAAGAAGTGCATCTGACACACAGCCCAGGCTCCACACATAACGCAGCAAATCCCACCCCATTGCTTATGGCTGTCACTCCATGGTGTCACCTGCTTTCCTGAATGAAGAATGTGGCCCCTGCCTTTGTAAACTCTTTGACTaactatttgtttaaaaattaatgtGAGTGTGCAGGCAGCCGAGTAGTAATGTAAAAGCTCAGCTAATTACTAGTTCTACATGGAAAGCTCCTGTTGCTGAATTAACGATAGAAGTATGTTGCAGACAGCGAGCATTATCAAGAGTACAATGGAATACAGCCACCCAGAACCAGGACTCGTGTCCAGCGCCCACGGCAGCTCCTGCTCTTGGCTGCTGCTTCCCCGAGCGGCCTTGAGGAGCCGATGCTCAGAGCTGTTCTGATCCTCAGAGCTGTTCCGACGCTCCGCGGCGTCCCGAGCGCTCTGGCAAGGCTGTGTCCTTAGATCAGCACTTTCACCACGCTGCCCTCCACCTCTCCCTTATCACAAACAGGAGCTACTTGTCATCTTTCAGCCGCTGTAGGACAGGGACTGATGCTCCCCTCGCTGAGGGGACAGGCGCCCTGGTTGAGCGCAGTGTGCCAGCCCAGAGCGGGTGTTCAGCAGGCTCCTCGGTGCCTCCATCCACGCCAACCCCAGTGCAGAGACAGAGCTGGAAAACCACCCCACGCACTCTCCTCCTTGTACACTGTCTATGAATAACTCTGgggaagctgctggtgcacagaggCCACTTCCTGTCCCACGCTGTCCCCTCCTGCCCGCGGGGCTCCCGGGGGGCTGAGCAGAGCCGAGTCCCGGCGGGCAGAGCCGAGTCCCGGCTGTCCGGAGCCcggcagccccgcagcccccacCTGAGCGGCCGCCCCCGCGATCGGGACCGCCCCGGGAAACCACCTGCTGCCGCCTCTGCGGTTCGTGAAGGGAAAGCTGGGGACGGGTCGCGCTTTCAGGAACCGAGTGAAGCAGAGAGCGGCGCACCGGGAGACGGACCGCGGATGGACAGACGGCGGCACAGCCCGAGGGGCCCGCCCGGCCCCTCGCCCCCTCACACTTTCCTGTCAGAAACGCACCGGGCGGGCCCGGCGGCGCTGCGGGGCGGAGCGCCCTTACCTGGCTCCCCGCAGTCGGCGCAGCGGTCGTTCCCGGTGCCGGCGGctctctgcagctccagcagcagcgtCTTGTTGCGGTCGCGGTCCATCATCGCCGCTCGGCGCTCAGCCCTGCGGGCCGCTCAGCCCCGGGAGGAGAATGAGGAACTGGAGCGCGGCCCCGACGCCGCGGGGCGCCCCGTCCCCTCCCGCGGCCCCGGGCGGGCGCTGCTGGGCCGCCCCTCAGGCCGCCTCCTGCCGGCGGTTCCCCCGGAGCGGCGGCCCCGGCTCCCGCCAAAGGCCGCGGGCGGGACCAGCGGGGGAGCCGCCCGCCCGAGCCCGCCCGCGCCCCGGTGCTGCGAGTAAGGCCGCACGACGACACGAGCCGTTCTCTTTGTTAGCTCAGCCCTCGGTCAAGCCTCCGTCACGGAATTTCTGCCCTGTAAATTAATGACTACGGGTCCCGCTTCCAGCAGGAGGGCGCAGCCCCGCACCTGCGGGTTTGCCTCAACTCCACCTCATGTTTGTCTCTGAAGAAATAGTTTTAAAAGTTTCTACCTAACAGCATCTGCTCGCCAGACGTCGATCAAGCGTTGACACCCCCGCAAGTGCTCGGCCCAGCGTGTGGCACCAAAGTGCTGCGAGGAAAATAACCCGTCAGCGTAACTCAACATACATAAAACAGAGCAGGTTAGGATTGGCAAAGCTTATGGAAATGTCCCTCCTTCAAGATAAAGCCGATGTCACAGTCAGACAGCTGAGCGTGAGCATCTTTCTGCAGCTTGGAAGAGACGTGTCCTCCCAGCCCCAGCTGTCAAGATGCATCTTGCCCCATTTCAGGGCTTTTACAAAAAGTGACAGTCTTGCTTGGAAAGGGATCCTTCCATCCTCCTACTCTGCATCACTGTCAATACAGCGTCGCCTGCAAGAACACGTCTAAGGCTTAACTGCCTCTTTCTGTATTACTCATGGGATTGTAGAATAATGTCAACTTCATTTGCCTTCTAGAAAGCAATCTTGGAATGACAGTAATAAGAAAAGTGTGAAACTTGACCAAGATTTCAACAAGAGCATGTTTGTTGGGTTTATTTGTTCTAAAATTATTGTACACctagtaatatctactgcttaaACAGGGTGTAGTCATTGTGAAACTCTGGGTTTTTTTACTTCTGGTTTCACTGAATTGGGTAGATCGCAGACAGGGCTCTTGTCCTTTTCCAAGCACCTTCAGCCATTCTCAAGTTGCCTGAAGCTGATTTTTATGTTTTGGatgaaaaagtgttttctgcTCAGCAAGGCccgttaaaaaaaaaccccaaacttaagCAATTATTAGAATCAGAGGGTTGACTTGAATAGGAGATAAGTTGTCTACCATTGATGTCTGTTTTATGTCTTTTAAATTACCCATGGATTTCCTAAAATAACACTTTACAGGGCCTGTTTCCAATGTGTGCAGGTGCCCACTGTAATCTAGCTAGATGAAGGTTGCCTTTATAAAGCAGTGAACAGATATACTTTCACTTTGgtgtttaaaatttttaaaaattatttatttttacaaaaatgtACAGGAGTTGCTTAGGCCATTGACAGCAATACAACCGTTCCAGATTTTAACAGCCACCACTTCATTTCATCCCTATTTGATAATTCTGGGCTACTGAAAGAGTGAAACTATAAAGATTATTATctacaaataaaataattgaCTGTTTTCATGACTATTTCTCATTCCTGAACATCTTTAAGACATGAAAAATATTAGATGAGAAGAAAATGTACTAGAAAATGCCCTTCCATATTATTATAGACATTGAGGTAAGTGGAGCACCAGTCCATGGCCCCAACTGGACTCAGCTTGAGGAAGAACAACAGTCCAACTGCAATATAATGGTGGAAAAGCATATGGTTGGAATATTTCCAGTTTAAAAAGCCTTAAACATAATCTTTATGGACTAAAACCATTACGTTTTAGGAGCATTTTCAtacaacaaaaatattcagaattgTAGCAAAGTCTCACAAATTTATTGATGTACAAAAGCAGATGCAATCACAAATAATCAGGCCGAAGTCTTGTCAAATACAAAATGAAGTataaaaatagaacacaatatacAAGACTAGAAGTAGTTAAATATTACCCAAACCAAAGTAACACTGGAATAATTGTTATTTACAAAATCTTGTCTAATCTCCAAGTCCCTCTTGAGCTACAGTGATGATTTCTCTACATTTTTAGGAGATTAACATGCAGACCTGACAGTTGTAAACAATGAAATGAAAACTGTGGATACAGATGTATGTACATGGAGGCACAGTGCTCTGTAAAGACCTTGTCCTTGTGAAGAGTTGGTTTTAGTTGTTTTTACTTTAGAAGCCTTATCACGTCCTCTCCGTGCCCACTCCCACCCCGGGTTATTTAACATTTAACTGCaaattcagagaaagaaaaagcttattttaatAAAACAGTCTCCTCGAAGAAAGCAACTTTGCTGTGGAAGCTGTGACAGTTGCTCGTTACAAAAGGACTTCTTGCTGTGTGATTCACAAATTACAGAGAACGAGAGCATGAAGTGGTCCCCACTGATCAGTTTGTGCATTTAGTATTATAAACGCACTTATTGGACAAGCACCAAACAACCCCACATTTCAGCTGTGGAGAGCAATATCATGACAATAGATatatacattattttaaatatttatagaaaTTTAATATACAAATGGCTCTGAATATAcaataaaataatgtgttttaaaaaaatatggtgAGAATAGCACCATTAGGCACAAAGCACTTCTGGTGTTAGCGATTTTAAGGGAAGTCCAAACACAGACCATTTATCATTTGTCTGGGTATTTCGAGATGAATCCCTTCAAGATAATGCAAGAACctataaaaagaaaagtaaaagtaaCTGTAAGAAGACAAAGTTCTTTCCAAATACAAGGCAACGCTTATTATTTAGAGAGGCCTTTCTTGTCTAGAATTattatacaaaatattttattaagattCTTAAATACTTTGTATATTGCAATGTAATAAGATTTAGCAAAACCAAAACTTACCTTCTTTTCGTCTTCCCTTGCTCTTTCAGCTTCTCAGACCTACAGATACTGCGAAGCGTGGGGAGGTATTCAAGTACGCTGGCCTGCTTATTGCCAAGGTTTAAAGGACTTCTGGAAAATACAGTTCTGATGACTGCCAGCCGCTTCTGTGCTTTTTTGTAAACGCTAAAGCGGAGAATGAAGCGTTATTGTTTCTTGTTCAAGAATGTACAGTCCCTACTTTGTTCCTTTAAGATCAGGTCTACTGGTTTAAAACTCTGTTAAACACCCTGACATCCAAAGCTGCGTTCCAGTGGATCAGATGCCTGTAACTTCTGATGGTGCACTGGCACAAACAGGAGGGACAGGGTCTAATCTGGGGAGGGCATCACAACCTCGTTACGTATGTGAGGTTGTGTACATCCTTCAGACAACAGAACCGAAACcatctgcagtcttcaaaaattaAAAGTGTCATACGATTGGTATTTGCCAGAATGTCAGTATCAGATCTAATGTATAATTCATTATATAATATATTTGCCCAGCTTGGTCAGATCCATTGCTCCTCTGAGTACCAACTGACAGAAATAAGAGTCTAACCTGTTTTCCTATTCAGACACTTGAACAGGTTTTATTCACCTGTTATGCCAATTCTACATATAACGACTTCTGTTAAGTGTTTCATATCCACACTTGCTAGCAGCAATGTATTCTTTGATCTTTAATATATTAAAGGTTATTCTTCATTAGCGTAAGTTGCTACAAAAAAACTGCAATAATGTTGCTCTGAATTTCATTAGGTCGTCAAACAACACCTACGCATTTAATGTAGGCTCAGTATGATGGGGACTGGATGAACAATATGCAGGTCTAGTACTGGCAGAATCCGTTTCAGTCCATCTGTGCGTCTTGGAAAAGCCATTCCTTTAGGTTTGTGTTATTCTTTTGGAGGAGTGGGGTGGTGTTTGGCAGCCCATTTTCAAAGTAAATAGACTAGGTGAAGGCTACCACTCCTGAACAATGTTACAGTCAGGCTACTCAAACAAGAAAAGTCACTTTTCGCAGAGATTGCCAAGTGGTTAATTTAAGATTATGCAAGCAAATTGAACAATGTATTCCAGCATTTTGAGACATTCTGACAACACCTGTATTGGCATGAATGTGTATAATATAACACAGATAACACATGTTAACTGAAACAGTTCTACATCCTGTGAAATGCTTTTCTTGACAAATAACTGCATTATAGTCCAGAAATATTAGCAAAGTCTTACCTTGACTCAGCTGACTGACTGAAGGATACGTCGTTTCTTGTGTTAGAAATATGCAGAGTAAGTCCCTCCAGCTGATCGCTGTCAGGTGTTTTACTCCAAGAGGATTCCAAGTTTTGTAGAATATTAACAGAACATTTGTTAAAGCTGAGTGCTTCAATAGCTGCCTTTATTTCACTACAGCTCTGAGAACTCCACCAATCAGTATTTTCTATACTGAACTCATCACAAAGACCATTTTTGATTTTGCCATTTGTCCAATTAAATCCCTCATCTGTAGAAAACTCCATTGGTTCCTTGGTGTTGGTGTTTACACAGCAATCCAAGAAAGACATGTTCTCCACAAATTCAGCCAGGGAGTTCAGACACTGAACAACTAGAGCAGACCTCTTCTCCTTTGCTGGGGTTTTagttttagtttctttttcttctttattcatCAACAATTTTGACTCCTCTTTATTCCCTTCAGCACACAATGGGGGACTATCCGATGGCAAAGTTATGAATTCAGCTGAATAGTTCAGTCCAGTATCAAATAAGTCACTATCATCCAATGTAACAAGCCTTTTTTGGCTCTTTGTCTTTTTAGACCTTTTTCCAGTGCTTCTTTTTCCAGAGCAATGACTGTCAGTAGATCCAGTTTTTGAAGAAACTACATTAGTCTTTTCAAGTATAGAGTTAGAGTGGTCAGACTGGTTTGAAAGAACTCGCACTGGTAAGGGAAGAACAAGCTCAAGATTACTATATATAAAATCCACTTTCTTCATCTGGAATTCGGTGAGAAGCTGCATTAATTTATTCAATTTCTCCACGGTTGTGGTTTTGtgctgtaaaataataataataaacaatttgttaatacattaaaatatctttaataaaAATTTTATTATAGGAAATCTCATACTCCTGGCTTTGTGTTTATGAGGCGAGAAACTGTTTCACCTGCAGACTGCTCCAGTTCAGATTTGGCTTCATAATGACAGAATCCCCTGATTTCTACAACAAACATTTTCAAAGAGATTTGCTTCTTAGAAGATGCTATTCATAGTGATGATCACACTCAATTATCCGGCATGCATTCAAAGTATTAGCTAGTCAACTACAAAAATACCTTAAGAAATGTAATCAAATCTTCTGAAGGCAACAGGATATTCTTAAGGCCAAGCAATGTCTCTACACAGCCCGTATCACATTTGGGAAATTCCTGAAGATGTGCATCAGCTTGAGAAAAATCCATCTTGGAATCAGTGGTCTTTTCAGAATGAATTACATGATCCGCTTCATTTGTCTCATCTCCTCCTGCACAAAGACAACGTGCTTTACTTAAAAAGGAACAACTGCATAACCAAATTGATTTTTCCCCTCTTTGCCTCAGTTCCTTTTATAAAGGATATTATAACTGTTGGCTCTTGCTGCCGTTCTGAATGAATACAGCAACTGAAATTTGTCCTCCCCATCCCCATTTAATTCCTTTAAGTGTCACCGATCTGCCCGCTCTCCCCTTTTTGCAAGTGACCACCTGAAACAGCCTCTGCTTCCTTTCGTGCCCCACCGGTCtatcaaaaaacccccaacaacccAAAATCCCGCCCAAGCATCCAGGACTCTTACAGAAAATCACTATCTATTCATACACATCTAAGAATGGTTTGATTTAACCACATTCATGTTAAGAtggaaaggtttttttttaaattaaattaaatcaacCTACCACGATGTGTCAAGCGTTTGTCTTTCAAGAATCCCCCTCCACTTCTAACCCAAAATTGCAAGTAGAGAACACTTCGTCTGATATCGCAGTTATTCGTGGTTAACAGAGCAGCCAAGTCTTTCACATCTGTTCGCAGATTCTCAGCCAGACACAGCGCTTGGAGAAAGCTGGCAGCATGGACCTGAGCGAGAGTTACACACAGACCACTGGAAACAACTCTTACCACTCAGACTGCCAGAAGGCACACACAAGCAAATTATTCGATTTATGCTTGCAAcacgtttttctttttaatacagagGATTAGTTTATTTAAATTACGGTCACATTAAAACCTTGAGAAAAGCAGAATACCGTACCAAATTCTGCCTGTGCTCCTGAAAGCACGTGCACCTTGCTTTTCCTCACCAGCAAAGAGCATTAAAATATTCCCCTTCTCAAAAGTTAGTTCCTTATCATTCTCATTTATTTTGCTCTTCCACATAATACATAGTTGCAAATGAAACTATTTGCTATACAGAATCCTTGTGTTTACATTAAAGGAATAACCCGTAATACTCCCAGAATAGCTCCTATACTTTTTAATGAATGAACCAATACTGGCATAGTCAGCCTTCAGATGAAAACTATTAGATATGTCACCTATTAAATTATTTACTACAGCCTAAAAACTTGATCATGTGATGAATCGATGTTTTTATTGTAATTCTCTGAAATACCACATGgtcaagaaaaataaatcttccaTGCTAGTAATAAAAATTCTACATGTAAAGATAAACACATCCTACACATCTTTGCATAGCGCCCCCCAAATAGTCTTCTGATAAAAGAGATATATTGCATCAGATAAATATAAACCTACACCAACATTTACATTTCAAACTTCAATTAGCTGACAATTACTTGCTTAGGGTGTATCTGAATTTCCAAACACAGACTTACCAAAGAAGGGGTTTTAAAGTTGATCTCTTCAAAATAGCCATCAAACATTAAGCTGAATGTTGGATCTACATAAAGAGATATCGGTGAACGCTCATGACATCATGTTCAAacctaattattttctttacccaTTAGAGCAGCCTGTATCTTTATTCAAATACTGAAATACTCATCAGAAGAGGCTCTTCTGCCTGTGAAGCCCAAT
The window above is part of the Patagioenas fasciata isolate bPatFas1 chromosome 18, bPatFas1.hap1, whole genome shotgun sequence genome. Proteins encoded here:
- the ADAP2 gene encoding arf-GAP with dual PH domain-containing protein 2; its protein translation is MMDRDRNKTLLLELQRAAGTGNDRCADCGEPDPEWASYKLGIFICLHCSGIHRNLPQISRVKSLRLDFWEDDLIEFMKKHGNLCAKAKYEATVPSYYYIPQSCDCLVLREQWIRAKYEREEFVATRVCQDPCSAGTREGFLWKRGRESRQFQKRRFLLSAGEGVMKYYTKESRGPKAIISIKNLNVMFQTAKIQHAHGLQITYNTDGQTRNLFVYHESGKEIVDWFNAIRAARYHYLRTTFPTVPEPELIPRITRNYVKEGYMEKTGPKQKEAFKVRWFCLDSQERNLMYFKNPLDAFAQGQVFIGTMDEGYEVRAGLPQGVRVKKSKPAITVVTPVREFVFICENDREQKEWIDALNGVIAQPLRG